The genomic interval CGGCTGCAGGTTCTGCTCCTCGTCCAGAAGGTCCGCGCCGGGCTCGCCGTAAACAGCGGCGGTCGAGGAAAACAGAAACGCCTCGACCTTGGCGGCGACCGCCGTTTCGATCAGCGCGCGGGATTTGACGGTGTTGTTGTCGTAATAGGTCAGCGGGTCCGCGACCGAATCCGAAACCACGATCGAGCCGGCGAAATGGGCGATCGCGTTGATGCCCTCATCGGCGATCAGCCGGCTGACCAGCTTCCGGTCGGCGATGTCGCCCTTGACGAGCTTCGCCGCCGACGGCACCAGTTCGCCGTGGCCCGTGGACAGATCGTCCAGCACCACCACCTTCTCGCCGCGATCGACCAGCGCATAGGCCATGTGGGATCCGACATAACCGGCGCCGCCGGTAACGAGAATGGTCATTTTGTTCTCCCTTGCCCGCCGACGCTCCGGCAGGTTGCTTCATGCGTGGCTCAGCCAGCGAGATAATGGATATCGGACAGGCCGCGCAAGCGGGCGGCCGCCTGTTCCGGGGTCAGGTCGCGCTGCGGCGTGCCGAGCAGTTCAAAGCCGACCATGAATTTCTTCACCGTCGCCGAGCGCAACAGCGGCGGATAGAAATGGGCATGCATCACCCATTCGTCATGGGCCGCGCCATCGGTCGGGCGCTGGTGAAAGCCCATCGAATAGGGAAACGAGGTTGCGAACAGATTGTCGTAGCGGATCGTGACCTTGGACAGCGCCTCGGCAAGCTGCACCCGCTCATCGGACTCCATTTCCTCCATCGAGCGGATATGGCGCTTCGGCAGCACCATGGTCTCGAACGGCCACACCGCCCAATAGGGCACCAGCACAACGAAGCCGTCATTTTCAAACAGGATGCGCTCGCCGAGCGCCCGTTCCTGCGCGAGATAGGCCATCAGCAGCGGCGTGCCGTGCTGATCGTAATAGGCGCGCTGGGTTTCGGTCTCTTTGGCGGCGGCATTCGGCAGGTTGCGGCTTGCCCAGATCTGGCCATGCGGATGGGGGTTGGAACAGCCCATCATCGCACCGCGGTTCTCGAAAATCTGGACATAGCCGATATCCGGCCGCGCGCCGAGTTCAAGATATTGCTCGACCCAGGCATCGACAACCCTCGCGATGTCATCGACCGCCATACGGGCAAGCGTCAGGTCGTGGCGGGGCGAAAAGCAGATCACCCGGCAGATGCCGCTCTCGCCCTCCGCCATCAACAGCCCGTCGCGGAAGCTCTCGGCGGGCGCATCTTCGGTCAGCGCGGCGAAATCGTTGTCGAACACGAAGGTGTGCGTGTAATCGGGGTTCTTCGCACCGTTGATGCGGGTATTGCCGGCACAGAGATAGCAGTCCGGATCATGGGCCGGCATGTCCGGCACCTCGGCGTCCTCCACCTGCCCCTGCCAGGGGCGTTTGGAACGATGCGGCGATACCAGCACCCACTCGCCGGCAAGCGGATTGTAGCGACGATGCGGATGATCGGTGAATGTGTTCATGTCTACGCTCAATCCGTAAGGGGCCCGACGCCATTTTTCGGCGCACAGGCAAAGATTTCCGATATGTGCCCGGTGGCATCCTGATAGGCGGTGCGGACAGTGGCGATGAAGCTTTCCACCGCGCCGCTTTCCACCAGCGCCACCACCGAACCGCCGAAGCCGCCGCCGGTCATGCGCGCGCCATAGACGCCCTTCTGCGCCTGGGCGATATCAACGAGGCGATCGACCTCCTCGCAGGAGATTTCGTAATCGTCGCGCATGGAAACATGCGAGGCGTTCATCAGTCGTCCGAACGTGTCGAGATCGGAATTCTGCAGGGCTTCGGCCGCCTGCAGCACGCGCTCGTTCTCCGTGACGATATGCCGGCAGCGGCGATAGGTGAGGTCCGGCAGGAAATCGCGGTTCTCCTCGAGGTCCTCGAAGCTGACGTCCCTGAGCGCCCGGATTTCGCCGAGCGCCGGACGGAGCAGCCTCACCCCATCCTCGCAGGACTGGCGGCGCTTGTTGTACTCGCCATCGGCCAGCGCGTGGTGAACCATGGAATTGGCGACCACGATCCGCGCCCTCTGATCGATCGGAACGGGCCGGCTCGCAAGCGAGCGGCAATCGATCATCAGCGCGTGATCGACCACGCCATTGCAGGAGATGAACTGATCCATGATGCCGCAGCGCATGCCAACAAACTCGTTTTCCGCCTTCTGGCACAGCTTCGCAAGCTCGACCGTGTCGACCTCACGACCTGCAAGCGAGAGCAGGGCGTAGCCGACCACCACCTCGAGCGCCGCCGAGGACGAGAGCCCCGCGCCGACCGGCACCGTGGAAGAAACCACGATATCGGCGCCCGAGAGCCTCACCCCCGATGCCTCCAGCATCACCGCAACGCCAAAGGCATAATCGGTCCAGTCGCCGCGCGGTTCGGGTTTCGCGCCGTCGAGGTCGATTTCGGCGGACTTGCCGTTGTTGAGGGAGTGAATGCGGATCACCCGGTCGGGCCGGACGGTCGCCGCGGCCTGCGCCTCAAATTCAAGCGCCGCCGGCATCACGAAGCCGTCATTGTAATCAGTATGCTCGCCGATCAGATTGACCCGCCCGGGCGCGCGAAAGAACTGCGGCTCGCCGTCGAAATGGTCCAGAAAGCGCGCGCGCAACACGTCAACCGTAGGCATTGCAAATCCTCCCAATTCATGCCGCGTGCATTTGGGGTAGAAAACCCGGCCGCGTCAAGATGCGGTGCAATCGCGGAAAGCCGCGCCGTTTGCAGCGATCTGCAGGCAACTCGCCGACGGCTGTGTTCTGGCGGCCGGGCACATTTGGCACAGCCGAGTGAATCAATTGGCTCACAAACGTCTCCCACATTCCGGGTCATCCTCGGACTTGACCCGAGGATCCAGGACGCCGGGCACGAGGTCGCTGCAAATATTTGCAAATTCAGAGGCTCAAGCTGCCTGGATGCTCGGATCAAGTCCGAGCATGACTCAAGCACGAGGTTCGGATGACACATGATGGTCAATGCTGGTGCTTTGTCAGCAGTCTGGTGACTGAATCTTCTTGCGAATGATTTGCAATAGCGTTTGACAGACATGCCGAACATTGCCATATTAGTTGCAAATAATTCTTAACTGCATTAAAGGGAAAAAGATGAGCCTTGCCAGAACCGTAGCCGTGGCGGCGATCGCCATGATCGGAACCTCCGCGCTTGCCGCCGACAAGCCGAAAGTGGTCACCACCTTCACCGTGATCGCCGACATGGCGGAAAACGTCGCGGGCGAGCATGCCGAGGTGGTTTCGATCACCAAGCCGGGCGCTGAAATCCACGGCTATGCCCCGACCCCGCGCGACATTCTGAATGCCCGTGGCGGCGACATCATTCTTTCCAACGGGCTCAATCTCGAACGCTGGTTCGAGAAATTCCTGCAGAATCTGGGCGATGTGCCCAATGTCGTGGTCTCCGACGGCATCGATCCCATCGACATCGCCGGCGGCGAATATGACGGCAAGCCCAACCCCCATGCCTGGATGTCGTCGGACAATGCCGAAATCTATGTAATGAATATCCGCGATGCGCTGATCGAGATCGATCCCGAAAACGCCGAGGCCTACACGGAAAACGCCCGCGCCTATGCCGAGGAGATCGCGGCCCGGCTTCAGCCGATGCGCGCCATGCTGGCCGACGTGCCGGAGGAAAAGCGCTGGCTGGTGACGAGCGAAGGCGCATTTTCCTATCTGGCCCGCGACCTTGATCTGAAGGAACTCTATCTCTGGCCGGTCAACGCCGACCAGCAGGGCACGCCGCAGCAGATCCGGCACGTGATCGACACCATGAAGGAGAACGATATCCACGTGATCTTTTCCGAAAGCACGGTTTCCGACAAACCCGCCCGCCAGATCGCCCGCGAGACCGGGGCGGACTATGGCGGCGTGCTCTATGTCGACAGCCTGAGCGAGCCGGACGGCCCGGTGCCCACCTATCTCGATCTCTTGTCGGTCACCACCGAAACCGTGGCGAAAGGCCTCACCGAATGACAAAAGCAGAGCCCGGCCTTGCGGTGCAGGGGGCAACCGTCACCTACCGCAATGGCCACACGGCGCTTGCCAATGCCAGTTTCGAGATCCCGCGCGGCACGATCACGGCGCTGGTCGGGGTCAACGGCGCGGGCAAATCGACGCTTTTCAAGGCGATCATGGGCTTCGTGCCGCTTGCCCGCGGCACGGTCGAAATCCTCGGTCAGCCGGCGCGCGCGGCGCTGAAACAGAACCTCGTCGCCTATGTTCCGCAGGCCGAGGAAGTCGACTGGAATTTTCCGGTGCTGGTCGAAGACGTGGTAATGATGGGGCGCTACGGCCATATGGGCTTCATGCGCCGCCCCTCCCGCACCGATCGCGACATGGTCGCCGCCGCCCTCGAACGGGTCAATATGACCGCCTTCTCCAAACGCCAGATCGGCGAGCTTTCCGGCGGCCAGCGCAAGCGGGTGTTTCTGGCCCGCGCGCTGGCTCAGGAAGGGCAGGTCATCCTGCTCGACGAGCCCTTCACCGGCGTCGACGTGAAGACCGAGGAGCAGATCATCGCGCTTCTCGGCGAACTGCGCGACGAGGGCCGGATC from Martelella mediterranea DSM 17316 carries:
- a CDS encoding manganese/iron ABC transporter ATP-binding protein, which codes for MTKAEPGLAVQGATVTYRNGHTALANASFEIPRGTITALVGVNGAGKSTLFKAIMGFVPLARGTVEILGQPARAALKQNLVAYVPQAEEVDWNFPVLVEDVVMMGRYGHMGFMRRPSRTDRDMVAAALERVNMTAFSKRQIGELSGGQRKRVFLARALAQEGQVILLDEPFTGVDVKTEEQIIALLGELRDEGRIMLVSTHNLGSVPEFCDRAVFVKGTVLAYGPTETTFTQANLEKAFGGVLRHFVLEGPALHDDEDTRRLKVITDDERPFVIYGERGTDTAPTASRGRGGDA
- a CDS encoding metal ABC transporter substrate-binding protein, whose amino-acid sequence is MIGTSALAADKPKVVTTFTVIADMAENVAGEHAEVVSITKPGAEIHGYAPTPRDILNARGGDIILSNGLNLERWFEKFLQNLGDVPNVVVSDGIDPIDIAGGEYDGKPNPHAWMSSDNAEIYVMNIRDALIEIDPENAEAYTENARAYAEEIAARLQPMRAMLADVPEEKRWLVTSEGAFSYLARDLDLKELYLWPVNADQQGTPQQIRHVIDTMKENDIHVIFSESTVSDKPARQIARETGADYGGVLYVDSLSEPDGPVPTYLDLLSVTTETVAKGLTE
- a CDS encoding UDP-glucose--hexose-1-phosphate uridylyltransferase, which gives rise to MNTFTDHPHRRYNPLAGEWVLVSPHRSKRPWQGQVEDAEVPDMPAHDPDCYLCAGNTRINGAKNPDYTHTFVFDNDFAALTEDAPAESFRDGLLMAEGESGICRVICFSPRHDLTLARMAVDDIARVVDAWVEQYLELGARPDIGYVQIFENRGAMMGCSNPHPHGQIWASRNLPNAAAKETETQRAYYDQHGTPLLMAYLAQERALGERILFENDGFVVLVPYWAVWPFETMVLPKRHIRSMEEMESDERVQLAEALSKVTIRYDNLFATSFPYSMGFHQRPTDGAAHDEWVMHAHFYPPLLRSATVKKFMVGFELLGTPQRDLTPEQAAARLRGLSDIHYLAG
- a CDS encoding galactokinase: MPTVDVLRARFLDHFDGEPQFFRAPGRVNLIGEHTDYNDGFVMPAALEFEAQAAATVRPDRVIRIHSLNNGKSAEIDLDGAKPEPRGDWTDYAFGVAVMLEASGVRLSGADIVVSSTVPVGAGLSSSAALEVVVGYALLSLAGREVDTVELAKLCQKAENEFVGMRCGIMDQFISCNGVVDHALMIDCRSLASRPVPIDQRARIVVANSMVHHALADGEYNKRRQSCEDGVRLLRPALGEIRALRDVSFEDLEENRDFLPDLTYRRCRHIVTENERVLQAAEALQNSDLDTFGRLMNASHVSMRDDYEISCEEVDRLVDIAQAQKGVYGARMTGGGFGGSVVALVESGAVESFIATVRTAYQDATGHISEIFACAPKNGVGPLTD